In one Clostridiisalibacter paucivorans DSM 22131 genomic region, the following are encoded:
- a CDS encoding nucleoside recognition domain-containing protein: MHCNHAQNGKRKNNINLYDTLLTGFKTGTNTTWILAKIVVPVYFFITFLKHTGFLDWMANAFLPLMNLFGLPGEAALVLVLGNFLNLYAAIGAIASLTLTSKQITILAIMLSFSHSLFMETAVVKKAGVNVAIILFIRIGLALISGILLNIFI, from the coding sequence TTGCACTGTAATCATGCACAAAATGGCAAAAGAAAAAATAACATAAATCTATATGATACCTTATTAACGGGATTTAAAACTGGAACTAATACAACTTGGATATTAGCCAAGATTGTTGTTCCAGTATATTTTTTTATTACATTTTTAAAACATACAGGTTTTCTAGATTGGATGGCAAATGCTTTTTTACCACTTATGAATTTATTTGGGCTTCCAGGAGAGGCAGCTTTAGTGTTAGTTTTAGGGAACTTTTTAAATTTATATGCAGCTATAGGGGCTATAGCTTCTTTAACATTAACATCAAAGCAGATTACTATACTTGCTATAATGTTGTCATTTTCCCATAGTCTTTTTATGGAGACAGCAGTAGTTAAAAAGGCAGGAGTAAATGTTGCAATTATTTTATTTATAAGGATAGGACTAGCATTAATTTCGGGTATATTATTGAATATATTTATTTAA
- a CDS encoding acyl-CoA dehydratase activase — translation MIKGYYMGVDVGSVSTNVVLLNEKNEVIFKKYIRTQGKPIIKLQQGLKEVKDFLGNDFKIKAVGTTGSGRQLAGTILGADIIKNEITAHAVSAINFMPDVNTVLEIGGQDSKIIILKDSIVVDFAMNTVCAAGTGSFLDRQAGRLGIDIKEFGNIALKSKNPVRIAGRCAVFAESDMIHKQQLGHNEEDIIRGLCEALVRNYLNNVGKGKNIKPPVVFQGGVAANLGIKEAFERELGSEIFVPKHYDVMGAIGASILAREEVKKTKKTKFRGINIADINYKIKGFECSGCSNLCEIVEICDGSKVLARWGDKCGKWTNAMDLDDHKLA, via the coding sequence ATGATAAAGGGATATTATATGGGAGTTGATGTGGGGTCAGTAAGTACAAATGTAGTGTTATTAAACGAAAAAAATGAGGTAATATTTAAAAAATATATAAGAACTCAAGGCAAACCCATTATTAAACTTCAACAGGGCTTAAAGGAAGTTAAAGACTTTTTAGGCAATGATTTCAAAATAAAGGCTGTGGGCACAACAGGTAGTGGTAGACAATTAGCAGGGACTATATTAGGTGCAGATATTATAAAGAATGAAATAACTGCTCATGCTGTATCGGCAATTAATTTTATGCCCGATGTAAATACTGTATTGGAAATAGGAGGCCAAGATTCAAAGATAATAATTTTAAAAGATTCAATAGTTGTAGATTTTGCTATGAATACAGTATGTGCTGCAGGTACTGGTTCTTTTTTAGATAGGCAAGCAGGAAGATTGGGTATAGATATAAAAGAATTTGGAAATATAGCTTTAAAATCTAAAAATCCTGTTAGGATTGCAGGGCGTTGTGCTGTATTTGCTGAATCAGATATGATACACAAACAGCAATTAGGTCATAATGAAGAAGATATAATACGAGGGCTATGTGAGGCATTAGTTAGGAATTACCTGAATAATGTTGGAAAGGGTAAGAATATTAAACCTCCTGTAGTATTTCAAGGGGGAGTAGCTGCTAATTTAGGAATAAAAGAGGCCTTTGAGCGGGAGTTGGGTAGCGAGATATTTGTACCAAAACATTATGATGTAATGGGGGCTATAGGTGCTTCTATATTGGCTAGAGAAGAAGTTAAGAAAACGAAAAAAACTAAATTTAGGGGAATCAATATTGCTGATATAAACTATAAAATTAAGGGATTTGAATGCAGTGGTTGTTCTAATCTCTGTGAAATTGTAGAAATTTGTGATGGAAGCAAAGTATTAGCTAGGTGGGGAGATAAATGTGGCAAATGGACAAATGCAATGGATTTAGATGACCATAAATTAGCATAG
- a CDS encoding CoA protein activase, producing MKITFPHMGNVYIAIKGVLEDLNQEVILPPRCSKRTLEIGTKYSPESICLPLKINIGNYIESIEKGADTIIIVGSNGPCRFGLYSLLEKNILMDLGYNVDVISFDPPNGNYNLLFKNIEKITGTKNMYQVLKKVNIGKKILKDMDNLMDISNKKRAHAYEKYKVDNRMNSFYQSIEYVHGSNEILNLIDNTIKDISIIEENKEKDCLKVGIIGEIYTIIEPFVNLEIEKKLGHMGVEIEKSLTPYKWVEHHWGKGRLGIGEEVRKIKEAKPYLSTLVGGHGRETVGSAVLYAKKGFDGIIHILPLNCMPEIVAQTILPTVEKDYSVPILTLIVDEMTGEAGYNTRLEAYIDLLKKRREHANDKGILYGS from the coding sequence GTGAAAATTACTTTTCCACACATGGGTAATGTTTATATAGCTATTAAAGGGGTGTTAGAAGATTTAAACCAAGAAGTTATATTGCCGCCAAGATGTAGTAAAAGAACATTGGAAATAGGTACTAAATATTCTCCAGAGTCTATATGTTTACCTCTTAAAATTAATATAGGTAATTATATAGAGAGTATAGAAAAAGGAGCTGACACTATAATAATTGTAGGAAGTAATGGCCCTTGTAGGTTTGGTTTATATTCATTGCTGGAAAAGAATATATTAATGGATTTAGGTTATAATGTTGATGTGATATCCTTTGATCCACCTAATGGAAACTATAATTTATTATTTAAAAACATTGAAAAAATAACAGGTACAAAAAATATGTACCAAGTACTAAAAAAGGTGAATATAGGCAAGAAAATATTAAAAGATATGGATAATCTTATGGATATATCTAATAAAAAACGTGCTCATGCATATGAAAAATATAAAGTAGATAATCGAATGAATAGTTTTTACCAATCTATAGAATATGTACATGGCTCTAATGAGATATTAAATCTTATTGATAATACAATAAAGGATATATCAATTATAGAAGAAAATAAAGAAAAAGACTGTCTAAAAGTTGGTATAATTGGAGAAATATATACTATAATAGAACCTTTTGTTAATTTGGAAATAGAAAAAAAATTAGGGCATATGGGAGTAGAAATAGAAAAATCCTTAACTCCATATAAGTGGGTAGAACACCATTGGGGCAAGGGAAGATTGGGGATTGGAGAAGAAGTAAGAAAGATAAAAGAAGCAAAACCCTATTTAAGTACATTGGTAGGTGGCCATGGTAGAGAAACAGTGGGAAGCGCTGTTTTATATGCTAAAAAAGGATTTGATGGAATAATTCATATATTGCCTTTAAATTGTATGCCTGAGATTGTAGCTCAGACCATATTGCCTACAGTAGAGAAGGATTATAGTGTACCTATATTGACACTAATAGTAGATGAAATGACTGGTGAAGCTGGATACAATACTAGACTAGAAGCATATATAGATTTACTGAAAAAGAGGAGGGAACATGCTAATGATAAAGGGATATTATATGGGAGTTGA